Proteins co-encoded in one Candidatus Pelagibacter sp. RS40 genomic window:
- a CDS encoding glycoside hydrolase family 3 N-terminal domain-containing protein translates to MINKNTRSFICGIKGYKLSKTEIKFLRKYKPWGIILFSRNIKTIKQTQLLTKSLKNILQNPTLPILIDEEGGRVSRLRKFIDNSVFTNKYFGDLYKKDKKKFNLYFDVYVKQISYLLRLLGINVNTVPVLDILRKNLHQIVGDRSFSSNKKIVSKIGDICIDKFHKNKIATITKHIPGHGLAKVDSHLKLPIIDKNQAYLLKNDFSVFSKKKSKITMTGHLMFKKLDSQYPVTHSKKIIRIIRNKIKFNELIITDDISMKALNNNIEDNVIKSFSAGCNLVLHCNGKMSEMLKVAKNSPKINNFVIKKTSQITNIIS, encoded by the coding sequence ATGATTAATAAGAATACTAGATCATTTATATGTGGCATTAAAGGTTACAAGCTATCTAAAACTGAAATAAAATTTTTACGTAAATATAAACCCTGGGGTATAATTCTTTTTTCAAGAAATATAAAAACTATAAAACAAACCCAATTATTAACAAAGTCATTAAAAAATATTTTACAAAATCCTACACTCCCAATTTTAATTGATGAAGAGGGTGGTAGAGTTTCACGATTAAGAAAATTTATAGATAACTCTGTATTTACAAATAAATATTTTGGAGATCTTTATAAAAAAGATAAAAAAAAATTTAATTTGTATTTTGATGTCTACGTTAAACAAATTTCATATTTATTAAGACTTCTTGGTATTAATGTTAATACAGTTCCAGTTTTAGATATATTAAGAAAAAATTTACACCAAATTGTGGGTGATAGATCTTTTTCTTCAAATAAAAAAATTGTTTCAAAAATTGGTGATATTTGTATTGATAAATTTCATAAAAACAAAATTGCAACAATAACAAAGCATATACCTGGACACGGTCTAGCCAAGGTTGATAGTCATTTGAAACTGCCAATTATTGATAAAAATCAAGCTTATTTGCTTAAAAATGATTTTAGTGTGTTTTCTAAAAAGAAATCTAAAATAACCATGACCGGTCATTTAATGTTTAAAAAATTGGATAGCCAATATCCAGTAACACACTCCAAAAAGATAATTAGGATTATCAGAAACAAAATAAAATTTAACGAGTTGATTATAACAGACGACATTTCGATGAAAGCATTAAACAACAATATTGAAGATAATGTTATAAAATCATTCAGTGCAGGTTGTAATTTAGTTTTACATTGTAATGGAAAAATGAGTGAAATGCTTAAGGTAGCCAAAAATTCACCTAAAATTAATAACTTTGTAATTAAAAAAACATCACAAATAACTAATATTATAAGCTAA
- the argS gene encoding arginine--tRNA ligase, with amino-acid sequence MNIFSDYLIKILKLIQKASNDNQLKLPEKLSSINVDIPPNKFDGDLSTNVAMVLSKPNNAPPMEIAKTISKLLKENDDNIESIEIIKPGFINIKFNHIFWGEFLNNIINQKNYGSTSGENKKYLIEFVSANPTGPLHVGHCRGAILGDVISNLLIFNNNTVTKEYYVNDHGNQILYFTKSVYFRIREILFKENFPSDNPDLYPGEYLIDIATNILNQKKDIDFENYENIKSELTILSVDESLKLIKQNLKKLGINHDNFASERNLVQEKEVEKVIEKLKSKKFVYTGKIKAPEGEDTKNWVERDQLLFKSTEFGDDKDRALQKSDNTWTYFAGDVAYHNNKLNRNYDILVNILGADHAGYIKRITSVVEALSGDKNKLTCKVSQLVKLIKDGKPFKMSKRKGDYITVDDLISEVGKDATRFIMLNRSSDAELDFDFTKVKEKSKDNPLYYVQYCYARISSVFRNISKNLEDEILIKNELKYSKDEIKIFRKISEWPKCIEIASNKLEPHRLPVYLYELSSEFHSYWNMGRDDKDKRFIEEDGTIKIEKLVFLKSIANVIKTGMNILGVDTPQKM; translated from the coding sequence ATGAACATTTTTTCAGATTATCTAATAAAAATATTAAAATTAATTCAAAAAGCATCTAACGATAATCAATTAAAACTTCCAGAAAAATTATCTAGTATAAATGTTGATATACCACCAAATAAATTTGATGGAGATTTATCAACAAATGTAGCCATGGTGTTATCAAAACCCAACAATGCTCCTCCCATGGAAATTGCCAAAACAATTAGTAAGCTACTTAAAGAAAATGACGATAATATTGAGTCTATAGAAATAATTAAACCAGGATTTATAAATATAAAATTTAATCACATTTTTTGGGGTGAGTTTTTAAATAATATAATTAATCAAAAAAATTATGGATCTACTAGCGGAGAAAATAAAAAATATTTAATTGAATTTGTGTCTGCCAACCCAACTGGGCCTTTACATGTAGGTCACTGCCGAGGAGCAATACTAGGCGATGTTATCTCAAATTTATTAATATTTAATAATAACACTGTTACAAAGGAATATTACGTAAATGATCATGGAAACCAAATATTATATTTTACAAAGTCTGTTTATTTTAGAATTCGTGAAATTTTATTTAAAGAAAATTTCCCATCTGATAATCCTGATCTTTATCCAGGGGAATATCTAATAGATATAGCAACAAATATTTTAAACCAAAAAAAAGATATCGATTTTGAAAATTATGAAAATATAAAAAGCGAATTAACAATCTTATCTGTCGATGAGTCTTTAAAGTTAATTAAGCAAAATCTTAAAAAACTCGGAATTAACCATGATAACTTTGCTAGTGAAAGAAATTTAGTTCAAGAAAAAGAAGTGGAAAAAGTTATTGAAAAGCTTAAATCAAAAAAATTTGTTTATACTGGAAAAATTAAAGCGCCAGAGGGGGAAGATACGAAAAATTGGGTAGAAAGGGATCAATTATTATTTAAATCAACAGAATTTGGTGATGACAAAGACCGTGCTTTACAAAAATCTGACAACACATGGACGTACTTTGCAGGTGATGTTGCATACCACAATAACAAGCTAAACAGAAATTATGATATTTTAGTCAATATTCTAGGAGCTGATCATGCAGGTTATATAAAAAGAATTACCTCAGTTGTGGAGGCATTATCAGGAGATAAAAATAAATTAACTTGCAAAGTCAGCCAATTAGTAAAATTAATAAAAGATGGCAAACCTTTTAAAATGTCAAAACGTAAAGGTGATTATATAACTGTTGATGATTTGATCAGCGAAGTTGGAAAAGATGCTACTAGATTTATTATGCTTAATAGAAGTAGTGATGCAGAACTAGATTTCGATTTTACCAAAGTAAAAGAAAAATCAAAAGACAATCCACTTTATTATGTTCAATATTGTTATGCTCGGATTTCATCAGTATTTAGAAATATAAGTAAAAATTTAGAAGATGAAATTTTAATTAAAAATGAACTAAAATATTCTAAAGATGAAATTAAGATTTTTAGAAAAATATCTGAGTGGCCGAAATGTATAGAAATTGCAAGCAATAAATTAGAACCTCATAGACTACCAGTCTATCTTTATGAATTATCATCTGAATTTCACTCGTATTGGAATATGGGAAGAGATGATAAAGATAAAAGATTTATAGAAGAAGATGGTACTATAAAAATTGAAAAATTGGTGTTTTTAAAATCTATCGCAAATGTAATTAAAACTGGAATGAATATTCTAGGGGTTGATACTCCACAAAAAATGTAA